A single window of Pseudomonas benzenivorans DNA harbors:
- a CDS encoding SPOR domain-containing protein — translation MAAARKKPAAKRGASRYKAPAKKPVPAWIWLACGLAIGGFMTFLFSLEPGRDEIKRDQATQASGKHNGKAAGATPSKAEPAKPKYDFYTLLPESEVIVPPQALEQPPQPTEQKPVSAEEAAKIDAARAEAALKGEVPPPPPVIAQAPLTTQFFLQAGSFRRKDDAESLRAQIILLGQNVRVESGTVRKEVWHRVLIGPFADRQQLAQSQKALAANGFSNLLLQQRQVR, via the coding sequence GTGGCCGCCGCCCGCAAGAAGCCCGCCGCCAAGCGCGGCGCCAGCCGCTACAAGGCGCCGGCGAAGAAGCCGGTGCCGGCCTGGATCTGGCTGGCCTGCGGCCTGGCGATCGGCGGCTTCATGACCTTCTTGTTCAGCCTCGAGCCCGGTCGCGACGAGATCAAGCGCGACCAGGCCACGCAGGCCAGCGGCAAACACAATGGCAAGGCCGCCGGCGCCACGCCGAGCAAGGCCGAGCCGGCCAAGCCCAAGTACGACTTCTACACCCTGCTGCCGGAGTCGGAAGTCATAGTCCCGCCCCAGGCCCTGGAGCAGCCGCCGCAGCCGACGGAGCAGAAGCCGGTAAGCGCCGAGGAGGCGGCGAAGATCGATGCCGCCCGTGCCGAGGCCGCGCTCAAGGGCGAGGTGCCGCCACCGCCGCCGGTGATCGCCCAGGCCCCGCTGACCACCCAGTTCTTCCTCCAGGCCGGCTCGTTCCGCCGCAAGGACGATGCCGAGAGCCTGCGTGCGCAGATCATCCTGCTCGGCCAGAACGTGCGCGTGGAGTCCGGCACGGTGCGCAAGGAAGTCTGGCACCGGGTGCTGATCGGCCCCTTCGCCGACCGCCAGCAGCTGGCCCAGTCGCAGAAGGCCCTGGCCGCCAACGGTTTCAGCAACCTGCTGCTGCAGCAGCGCCAGGTGCGCTGA
- the phaZ gene encoding poly(3-hydroxyalkanoate) depolymerase, translating into MSLPFVFRTIELDGQTLRTAVRPGNGKLTPLLIFNGIGANLELVMPFVRALDPNLEVIAFDVPGVGGSSTPSTPYRFPGLAKLAARMLDYLDYGQVNAIGVSWGGALAQQFAHDYPERCKKLILAATSAGAVMVPGKPKVLWRMASPRRYIQPSYGVQIAPDIYGGAFRRDPKLALAHASKVRSGGKMGYYWQLFAGLGWTSIHWLHKIRQPTLVLAGDDDPLIPLINMRLLAWRIPNADLHVIDDGHLFLVTRAEAVAPTIMRFLEEERQRAVMHPHPSNARG; encoded by the coding sequence ATGTCGTTACCCTTTGTCTTTCGCACCATCGAGCTGGACGGCCAGACCCTGCGAACCGCCGTTCGCCCTGGCAACGGCAAGCTGACGCCACTGCTTATTTTCAATGGCATCGGCGCCAACCTCGAGCTGGTGATGCCGTTCGTCCGCGCCCTGGACCCCAATCTGGAAGTGATCGCCTTCGACGTACCGGGCGTGGGCGGCTCCTCCACCCCCAGCACGCCCTACCGCTTTCCCGGCCTGGCCAAGCTGGCGGCACGCATGCTCGACTACCTGGACTACGGCCAGGTCAATGCCATCGGCGTGTCCTGGGGCGGCGCCCTGGCACAGCAATTCGCTCACGATTATCCGGAACGCTGCAAGAAACTGATTCTCGCCGCCACCTCGGCCGGCGCCGTGATGGTGCCGGGCAAGCCCAAGGTGCTCTGGCGCATGGCCAGTCCGCGGCGCTACATCCAGCCGTCCTACGGCGTGCAGATCGCTCCCGACATCTATGGCGGCGCCTTCCGCCGCGACCCCAAGTTGGCCCTGGCCCACGCCAGCAAGGTCCGCTCGGGGGGCAAGATGGGCTACTACTGGCAGCTGTTCGCCGGCCTCGGCTGGACCAGCATTCACTGGCTGCACAAGATCCGCCAGCCGACCCTGGTGTTGGCCGGTGACGACGACCCGCTGATTCCGCTGATCAACATGCGCCTACTGGCCTGGCGCATCCCCAATGCGGACCTGCACGTGATCGACGACGGCCACCTGTTCCTGGTGACCCGGGCCGAGGCGGTGGCGCCGACCATCATGAGGTTTCTCGAAGAGGAGCGGCAGCGCGCGGTGATGCACCCGCACCCGAGCAACGCGCGCGGCTGA
- the hslV gene encoding ATP-dependent protease subunit HslV, translating into MTTIVSVRRHGKVVMGGDGQVSLGNTVMKGNAKKVRRLYHGQVLAGFAGATADAFTLFERFEGKLEKHQGHLIRAAVELAKDWRTDRSLSRLEAMLAVANKDASLIITGTGDVVEPEHGLIAMGSGGGYAQAAAMALLQHTEQMSAREVAETALNIAGSICVFTNQNLTIEELDSAV; encoded by the coding sequence TTGACCACCATCGTTTCAGTGCGCCGCCACGGCAAAGTCGTCATGGGCGGCGACGGCCAGGTTTCCCTCGGCAACACCGTGATGAAAGGCAACGCCAAAAAGGTCCGCCGCCTCTACCACGGCCAGGTGCTGGCCGGCTTCGCCGGTGCCACCGCGGACGCCTTCACCCTGTTCGAGCGCTTCGAGGGCAAGCTGGAAAAACACCAGGGCCACCTGATTCGCGCCGCCGTCGAGCTGGCCAAGGACTGGCGCACCGACCGCTCGCTGAGCCGCCTGGAGGCCATGCTGGCGGTGGCCAACAAGGACGCCTCGCTGATCATCACCGGCACCGGCGACGTGGTCGAGCCCGAACACGGCCTGATCGCCATGGGCTCCGGCGGCGGCTACGCCCAGGCCGCGGCCATGGCCCTGCTGCAGCACACCGAGCAGATGTCCGCCCGCGAAGTCGCGGAAACCGCGCTGAACATCGCCGGTTCCATCTGTGTGTTCACCAACCAGAATCTGACCATCGAGGAACTGGACTCGGCCGTCTGA
- a CDS encoding primosomal protein N' yields MPDAILRLALPSPLRRLFDYRAPAGVPRSALQPGMRLRVPFGRRELIGILIEVCERSDVPEDKLKPALELLDNQPPLPPALFRLCLWTAQYYQHSLGDTLSWALPVLLRQGEPAEARQERFWLLSDGARADDPRLARAPRQREALKVIAQHPHGVAHQLLGQLQLNKDSLDLLRAKGLVHIEVRRHAPRERHASWLAQPELPLNAEQQVAERAVRAGFGRFGAFLLAGVTGSGKTEVYLQLIRATLEAGKQALVLIPEINLGPQTLARFERRFNARIALLHSAVNDRERLDAWLAARDGEADIIIGTRSALFTPMQRPGLIIIDEEHDASYKQQEGLRYHARDLALVRARQEDVPILLGSATPSLESLHNANSGRYGLLRLEHRAGGAQPPRFLRLDIKSLPLDSGISGPMQQAIRKTLEAGQQVLVFLNRRGFAPTLLCHDCGWLSECPRCDARMTVHQRSNELRCHHCGHVERRPSQCPKCQKLDLRPVGAGTERAEERLAILFPQVPVLRVDRDSTARKEAMNSLFNTIQRGEPCILVGTQMLAKGHHFPRVTLVAILDADGGLFSADFRASERMAQLIVQVAGRAGRAEEPGRVIVQSHLADHPLLVQLTEQGYFAFAEQALGERRNAGLPPFCHLALLRAEAHKPGQAEGFLDEACGEAELLLNELQLDGIELLGPVPAPMERRAGRYRAQLLLQSSARAPLHRLLHSWLAALEQMPSGRAVRWSLDVDPIDLF; encoded by the coding sequence GTGCCCGACGCCATTCTGCGCCTCGCCCTGCCCTCACCGCTGCGCCGCCTGTTCGACTATCGCGCGCCAGCCGGTGTGCCGCGCAGCGCCCTGCAGCCCGGGATGCGCCTGCGCGTGCCCTTCGGCCGGCGCGAGCTGATCGGCATCCTGATCGAAGTCTGCGAGCGGAGCGACGTGCCGGAGGACAAGCTCAAGCCCGCCCTCGAGCTGCTCGACAACCAGCCGCCGCTGCCGCCGGCCTTGTTCAGGCTATGCCTGTGGACCGCCCAGTACTACCAGCACAGCCTCGGTGACACGCTCAGCTGGGCCCTGCCGGTACTGCTGCGCCAGGGCGAGCCCGCCGAGGCCCGCCAGGAGCGCTTCTGGCTGCTCAGCGACGGCGCCCGAGCCGACGACCCGCGCCTGGCCCGGGCGCCGCGCCAGCGCGAGGCTCTGAAGGTCATCGCCCAGCACCCTCACGGCGTTGCCCATCAGCTGCTCGGGCAGCTGCAACTGAACAAGGACAGCCTCGATCTCCTGCGGGCGAAGGGCCTGGTGCATATCGAGGTGCGCCGCCACGCCCCCAGGGAGCGGCACGCCAGCTGGCTGGCCCAGCCCGAACTGCCGCTGAATGCCGAACAGCAGGTCGCGGAGCGCGCCGTGCGCGCCGGCTTCGGTCGCTTCGGCGCCTTCCTCCTGGCCGGGGTGACCGGCAGCGGCAAGACCGAGGTCTACCTGCAGCTGATCCGCGCCACCCTGGAGGCCGGCAAGCAGGCCCTGGTGCTGATCCCCGAGATCAACCTCGGTCCGCAGACCCTGGCGCGCTTCGAGCGGCGCTTCAATGCGCGGATCGCCCTGCTGCACTCGGCGGTCAACGACCGCGAGCGCCTGGACGCCTGGCTGGCGGCGCGCGACGGTGAGGCCGACATCATCATCGGCACCCGCTCGGCACTGTTCACCCCGATGCAGCGCCCCGGGCTGATCATCATCGACGAGGAGCACGACGCGTCCTATAAGCAGCAGGAGGGCCTGCGCTACCACGCCCGCGACCTGGCCCTGGTGCGGGCCCGCCAGGAAGACGTGCCGATCCTGCTCGGCTCGGCGACGCCCTCGCTGGAAAGCCTGCACAACGCCAACAGCGGACGCTATGGCCTGCTGCGCCTGGAGCATCGCGCCGGCGGCGCCCAGCCACCGCGCTTCCTGCGCCTGGACATCAAGAGCCTGCCACTCGATTCCGGTATCTCCGGGCCCATGCAGCAGGCCATCCGCAAGACCCTGGAGGCCGGCCAGCAGGTGCTGGTGTTCCTCAACCGCCGCGGCTTTGCCCCGACCCTGCTGTGCCACGATTGCGGCTGGCTGTCGGAGTGCCCACGCTGCGACGCGCGGATGACCGTGCACCAGCGCTCGAACGAACTGCGCTGCCACCACTGCGGCCACGTCGAGCGGCGGCCCAGCCAGTGCCCGAAGTGCCAGAAGCTCGATTTGCGCCCGGTCGGCGCGGGCACCGAGCGGGCCGAGGAGCGCCTGGCAATTCTCTTTCCCCAGGTGCCGGTGCTGCGGGTCGACCGCGACAGCACGGCGCGCAAGGAGGCGATGAACAGCCTGTTCAACACCATCCAGCGCGGCGAGCCCTGCATCCTGGTCGGCACCCAGATGCTCGCCAAGGGCCACCATTTCCCCCGCGTCACCCTGGTGGCCATCCTCGATGCCGACGGCGGGCTTTTCTCGGCGGACTTCCGCGCCAGTGAACGCATGGCCCAGCTGATCGTCCAGGTCGCCGGCCGCGCCGGCCGCGCCGAGGAACCGGGCAGGGTGATCGTCCAGAGCCACCTGGCCGACCACCCGCTGCTGGTGCAGCTGACCGAGCAGGGTTACTTCGCCTTCGCCGAACAGGCCCTTGGCGAGCGCCGGAACGCCGGCCTGCCGCCGTTCTGCCACCTGGCCCTGCTGCGCGCCGAGGCGCACAAACCGGGCCAGGCCGAGGGGTTCCTCGACGAGGCCTGCGGCGAGGCCGAGCTGCTGCTCAACGAACTGCAACTCGATGGTATCGAGCTGCTCGGTCCGGTGCCGGCACCGATGGAGCGCCGCGCCGGCCGCTACCGCGCCCAGCTGCTGCTGCAGAGCAGCGCGCGCGCACCGCTGCACCGCCTGCTGCACAGCTGGCTGGCGGCGCTGGAGCAGATGCCCAGCGGCCGCGCTGTGCGCTGGTCGCTGGATGTCGACCCGATCGATCTGTTCTGA
- a CDS encoding gamma-butyrobetaine hydroxylase-like domain-containing protein, whose protein sequence is MSQIPSAIELHKASKTLTLKYGQTSYTLSAEFLRVHSPSAEVQGHGTPILQTGKLHVGLSGIEPAGNYAVKLCFDDGHDSGLFSWDYLYNLATRQEELWADYLAALAAAGKSRDPNETVVKLML, encoded by the coding sequence ATGAGCCAGATCCCCAGCGCCATAGAGCTGCACAAAGCCTCCAAGACCCTGACCCTGAAGTACGGCCAGACCAGCTACACCCTCAGCGCCGAGTTCCTCCGCGTGCATTCGCCCTCCGCCGAGGTGCAGGGGCACGGCACGCCGATCCTGCAGACCGGCAAGCTGCACGTCGGCCTCAGCGGCATCGAGCCGGCGGGCAATTACGCCGTGAAGCTGTGCTTCGACGACGGCCACGACAGCGGCCTGTTCAGCTGGGACTACCTGTACAACCTGGCCACCCGCCAGGAGGAGCTGTGGGCCGACTACCTGGCCGCGCTCGCCGCCGCGGGCAAGTCCCGCGACCCGAACGAGACCGTGGTCAAACTGATGCTCTGA
- the hslU gene encoding HslU--HslV peptidase ATPase subunit, whose amino-acid sequence MSMTPREIVHELSRHIIGQDDAKRAVAIALRNRWRRMQLPAELRAEVTPKNILMIGPTGVGKTEIARRLAKLANAPFLKVEATKFTEVGYVGRDVESIIRDLADAAVKMLREQEMVKVRHRAEDAAEERILDALLPPARTGFNEDAVPSGDSNTRQLFRKRLREGQLDDKDIDIEVADSPAGIEIMTPPGMEEMTNQLQNLFSNLGKGKKKSRKLKVKEALKLVRDEEAARLVNEEELKARALEAVEQNGIVFIDEIDKVAKRGNTSGADVSREGVQRDLLPLIEGCTVNTKLGMVKTDHILFIASGAFHLSKPSDLVPELQGRLPIRVELKALSPEDFERILTEPHASLTEQYAALLNTEGLNIEFAADGIKRLAEIAWQVNEKTENIGARRLHTLLERLLEEVSFSAGDLAAKHEETPIRIDAAYVDGHLGELAEDEDLSRYIL is encoded by the coding sequence ATGTCCATGACCCCTCGCGAAATCGTCCACGAGCTCAGCCGCCACATCATCGGCCAGGACGATGCCAAGCGCGCCGTGGCCATTGCCCTGCGCAACCGCTGGCGACGCATGCAGCTGCCGGCCGAACTGCGCGCCGAGGTAACCCCGAAGAACATCCTGATGATCGGCCCAACCGGGGTCGGCAAGACCGAGATCGCCCGGCGCCTGGCCAAGCTGGCCAACGCCCCCTTCCTCAAGGTCGAGGCGACCAAGTTCACCGAGGTCGGCTACGTCGGCCGCGATGTCGAGTCGATCATCCGCGACCTGGCCGACGCCGCGGTGAAGATGCTGCGCGAGCAGGAGATGGTCAAGGTCCGGCACCGCGCCGAGGACGCCGCCGAGGAGCGCATCCTCGACGCCCTGCTGCCGCCGGCGCGCACCGGCTTCAACGAGGACGCGGTGCCGAGCGGCGACTCCAACACCCGCCAGCTGTTCCGCAAACGCCTGCGCGAGGGCCAGCTGGACGACAAGGACATCGACATCGAGGTGGCCGATTCCCCGGCCGGCATCGAGATCATGACCCCGCCGGGCATGGAGGAGATGACCAACCAGCTGCAGAACCTGTTCTCCAACCTGGGCAAGGGCAAGAAGAAGAGCCGCAAGCTCAAGGTCAAGGAAGCCCTCAAGCTGGTCCGCGACGAGGAAGCCGCACGCCTGGTCAATGAAGAGGAACTCAAGGCCCGCGCCTTGGAGGCGGTGGAGCAGAACGGCATCGTCTTCATCGACGAGATCGACAAGGTCGCCAAGCGCGGCAACACCAGCGGCGCCGACGTGTCCCGCGAGGGGGTGCAGCGCGACCTGCTGCCACTGATCGAGGGCTGCACGGTCAACACCAAGCTGGGCATGGTCAAGACCGACCACATCCTGTTCATCGCCTCCGGCGCCTTCCACCTGAGCAAGCCCAGCGACCTGGTGCCCGAGCTGCAGGGCCGCCTGCCGATCCGCGTGGAGCTCAAGGCCCTCAGCCCGGAAGACTTCGAGCGCATCCTCACCGAGCCCCATGCCTCGCTGACCGAACAGTACGCCGCCCTGCTGAACACCGAAGGGCTGAACATCGAGTTCGCCGCGGACGGCATCAAGCGCCTCGCCGAGATCGCCTGGCAGGTCAACGAGAAAACCGAGAACATCGGCGCGCGGCGCCTGCACACGCTGCTCGAGCGCCTGCTCGAGGAGGTCTCCTTCAGCGCCGGCGACCTGGCGGCCAAGCACGAGGAGACGCCGATCCGCATCGACGCCGCCTACGTCGACGGTCATCTCGGCGAACTGGCCGAGGATGAAGACCTGTCGCGCTATATTCTCTAG
- the phaC gene encoding class II poly(R)-hydroxyalkanoic acid synthase, whose protein sequence is MTDKPSDDLKNQASENTLGLSPVIGIRGKDLLSSARTVLTQAIKQPLHSAKHVAHFGLELKNVLLGQSELTPEAGDRRFTDPAWSQNPLYRRYLQTYLAWRKELHDWVEESDLSEQDASRSHFVINLMTEAMAPSNGMANPAAVKRFFETGGKSLLDGLSHLAKDIVNNGGMPSQVNMSAFEVGKNLATTEGAVIFRNEVLELIQYKPITEQVYERPLLVVPPQINKFYVFDLSPEKSLARFLLRNNVQTFVVSWRNPTKTHREWGLTSYIDALKEAIDVVTAITGSKDINMLGACSGGLTTTSLLGHYAAIGDPKVHALTLLVSVLDNRLETDVALFADEKSLEVAKRRSYQAGVLEGRDMAKVFAWMRPNDLIWNYWVNNYLLGNEPPVFDILYWNNDTTRLPAALHGEFIEMFKTNPLIRPGALEVCGTPIDLKQITADLFCVAGTTDHITPWESCYKSANLFGGKVEFVLSNSGHIQSILNPPGNPKARYMTNSEMPLDPKEWQASSTKHTDSWWLHWQKWLAERSGKTKKAPSSLGNKAHPAAEAAPGTYVHER, encoded by the coding sequence ATGACAGATAAACCCAGTGATGACCTGAAGAACCAAGCCTCCGAGAACACCCTCGGCCTGAGTCCGGTCATAGGTATTCGCGGCAAGGACCTGTTGAGTTCGGCGCGCACCGTGCTGACCCAGGCCATCAAGCAGCCCCTGCACAGCGCCAAGCACGTGGCCCACTTCGGCCTGGAGCTGAAGAACGTCCTGCTCGGACAGTCCGAGCTGACGCCCGAGGCCGGCGACCGCCGCTTCACCGACCCGGCCTGGAGCCAGAACCCGCTGTACCGGCGCTACCTGCAGACCTACCTGGCCTGGCGCAAGGAACTGCACGACTGGGTCGAGGAAAGCGACCTGTCGGAACAGGACGCCAGCCGCAGCCACTTCGTCATCAACCTGATGACCGAAGCCATGGCCCCAAGCAACGGCATGGCCAACCCGGCTGCGGTCAAGCGCTTCTTCGAGACCGGTGGCAAGAGCCTGCTCGATGGCCTGTCGCACCTGGCCAAGGACATCGTCAACAACGGCGGCATGCCCAGCCAGGTCAACATGTCGGCCTTCGAGGTCGGCAAGAACCTGGCCACCACCGAAGGCGCGGTGATTTTCCGCAACGAAGTGCTGGAGTTGATCCAGTACAAGCCGATCACCGAGCAGGTGTACGAGCGCCCCCTGCTGGTGGTGCCGCCGCAGATCAACAAGTTCTACGTGTTCGACCTGTCGCCGGAAAAGAGCCTGGCCCGTTTCCTCCTGCGCAATAACGTACAGACCTTCGTGGTCAGCTGGCGCAACCCGACCAAGACGCACCGCGAATGGGGCCTGACCAGCTATATAGATGCGCTGAAAGAAGCCATCGACGTGGTCACCGCCATCACTGGCAGCAAGGACATCAACATGCTCGGCGCCTGCTCCGGCGGCCTGACCACCACCTCGCTGCTCGGGCACTATGCGGCCATCGGCGATCCGAAGGTGCATGCCCTGACGCTGCTGGTCAGCGTTCTGGACAATCGCCTGGAAACCGACGTGGCCCTGTTCGCCGACGAGAAAAGCCTGGAAGTCGCCAAGCGCCGCTCCTACCAGGCCGGAGTGCTGGAAGGCCGAGACATGGCCAAGGTGTTCGCCTGGATGCGCCCCAACGACCTGATCTGGAACTACTGGGTCAACAACTACCTGCTCGGCAACGAGCCGCCGGTATTCGACATCCTCTACTGGAACAACGACACCACCCGCCTGCCGGCAGCCCTGCATGGCGAATTCATCGAGATGTTCAAGACCAACCCGCTGATCCGTCCCGGCGCCCTGGAGGTCTGCGGTACGCCGATCGACCTCAAGCAGATCACCGCCGATCTGTTCTGCGTCGCCGGCACCACCGACCACATCACGCCCTGGGAGTCCTGCTACAAGTCGGCCAACCTGTTCGGCGGCAAGGTGGAGTTCGTGCTGTCCAACAGCGGCCATATCCAGAGCATTCTCAACCCGCCGGGCAACCCCAAGGCACGGTACATGACCAACAGCGAGATGCCGCTGGACCCGAAAGAGTGGCAAGCCAGCTCGACCAAGCACACCGACTCCTGGTGGCTGCACTGGCAGAAGTGGCTGGCCGAGCGCTCGGGCAAGACCAAGAAGGCGCCCAGCAGCCTGGGCAACAAGGCCCATCCGGCGGCCGAGGCCGCGCCCGGCACCTATGTTCACGAACGCTGA
- the argS gene encoding arginine--tRNA ligase yields MKDSIRHLIQQALTRLTTEGVLPEGLSPAIQVENTKDKSHGDFASNIALMLAKPAAMKPRELAEKLIAALPADPQISKVEIAGPGFLNFFQNSDALAGRLEAALADARLGVLKAGARQRVVVDLSSPNLAKEMHVGHLRSTIIGDGVARVLEFLGDEVIRQNHVGDWGTQFGMLLAYLEEQPAAAESELADLEVFYRAAKKRFDESAEFADRARELVVKLQAGDEQCLRLWQRFNDISLSHCQKVYDRLGVKLSPADVKGESAYNAELADIVQALRERGLLTEDKGAQCVFLDEFKNAEGNPLPVIVQKAGGGYLYSTTDLAAMRFRSQVLKADRALYFVDQRQALHFQMAFEVARRAGFVHEAMQLEHMGFGTMNGADGRPFKTRDGGTVKLVDLLDEAEQRAYALVKGKNPELDETELRQIARSVGIGAVKYADLSKHRTSDYSFNFEQMLSFEGNTAPYLLYAYTRVASVFRKLGKGIDEIGGQINLVAEQEQALAAKLAQFGEVLNSVADKGTPHLLCTYLYDLAGLFSSFYENCPILAAADEATQQSRLRLAALTGRTLQQGLQLLGLETLERM; encoded by the coding sequence ATGAAAGACAGCATTCGCCACCTGATCCAGCAAGCCCTGACCCGCCTGACCACCGAAGGCGTTTTGCCCGAAGGCCTGAGCCCGGCGATCCAGGTGGAGAACACCAAGGACAAGAGCCACGGCGACTTCGCCAGCAACATCGCCCTGATGCTGGCCAAGCCCGCGGCCATGAAGCCGCGCGAGCTGGCCGAGAAGCTGATTGCCGCGCTGCCGGCCGATCCGCAGATCAGCAAGGTGGAGATAGCCGGTCCGGGCTTCCTCAACTTCTTCCAGAACAGTGACGCCCTGGCCGGGCGCCTGGAGGCGGCCCTGGCCGACGCGCGACTCGGCGTGCTCAAGGCCGGCGCGCGCCAGCGCGTGGTGGTGGACCTGTCCTCGCCGAACCTGGCCAAGGAGATGCACGTGGGCCACCTGCGCTCGACCATCATCGGCGACGGCGTGGCGCGGGTCCTCGAGTTCCTCGGCGACGAGGTGATCCGGCAGAATCATGTCGGCGACTGGGGCACCCAGTTCGGCATGCTGCTGGCCTATCTGGAGGAACAGCCGGCCGCTGCCGAAAGCGAGCTGGCCGACCTGGAAGTGTTCTATCGCGCGGCGAAGAAGCGCTTCGACGAGTCCGCCGAGTTCGCCGACCGCGCCCGTGAGCTGGTGGTCAAGCTGCAGGCCGGCGACGAACAGTGCCTGCGCCTGTGGCAGCGCTTCAACGACATCTCCCTGTCCCACTGCCAGAAGGTCTACGACCGCCTCGGCGTCAAACTCAGCCCGGCCGACGTCAAGGGCGAGAGCGCCTACAATGCCGAACTGGCCGACATCGTCCAGGCGCTGCGCGAGCGCGGCCTGCTGACCGAAGACAAGGGCGCCCAGTGCGTATTCCTCGATGAGTTCAAGAACGCCGAAGGCAACCCGCTGCCGGTGATCGTGCAGAAGGCCGGCGGCGGCTACCTCTATTCGACCACCGACCTGGCCGCCATGCGCTTTCGCAGCCAGGTGCTGAAGGCCGACCGCGCCCTGTATTTCGTCGACCAGCGCCAGGCCCTGCACTTCCAGATGGCCTTCGAGGTGGCGCGCCGCGCCGGCTTCGTGCACGAGGCCATGCAGCTGGAGCACATGGGCTTCGGCACCATGAACGGCGCCGACGGCCGGCCGTTCAAGACCCGCGACGGCGGCACGGTAAAGCTGGTCGACCTGCTCGACGAAGCCGAGCAGCGCGCCTACGCCCTGGTCAAGGGCAAGAACCCTGAACTGGACGAGACCGAACTGCGACAGATCGCCCGCTCGGTGGGCATCGGCGCGGTAAAGTACGCCGACCTGTCCAAGCACCGCACCAGCGACTACAGCTTCAACTTCGAACAGATGCTCAGTTTCGAGGGCAACACCGCGCCCTACCTGCTGTACGCCTACACCCGGGTCGCCAGCGTGTTCCGCAAGCTGGGCAAGGGCATCGACGAGATCGGCGGCCAGATCAACCTGGTGGCCGAGCAGGAACAGGCCCTGGCCGCCAAGCTGGCGCAGTTCGGCGAGGTGCTGAACAGCGTCGCCGACAAGGGCACCCCGCACCTGCTGTGCACCTACCTGTACGACCTGGCCGGGCTGTTCTCCAGCTTCTACGAGAACTGCCCGATCCTCGCCGCCGCGGACGAGGCCACCCAGCAGAGCCGCCTGCGCCTGGCAGCCCTGACCGGCCGCACCCTGCAGCAGGGCCTGCAACTGCTCGGCCTGGAAACCCTGGAGCGCATGTAA